In a genomic window of Salegentibacter salegens:
- a CDS encoding histidine kinase dimerization/phosphoacceptor domain -containing protein, protein MTKGITHINLTSKAMINSLFKSFIWCTALLLHVSGFSQSPRVKNSAKTAVEISLDQDLSSDEVAALSRAYQDKALWFKEMPHFNRDSTVFYFDRAALLLQNSKPLQYERLADLYRDITDRANRSHNFNVVDSLAPIGWAYYEKIPENKKDKVLGYDLLINWALIKIIRGEPKPGLELFVKALDLLKDDNRPEIQLKILKDRGRFLYQYGLPEEQEKSFQFLKESMIGYQNSDYPEKNEALVVAYKLLFYHYGESDPDSSDYYMHQIEELLPQITNPFHHTWHSYSMGSSLIQKEKYEEAKPYLYKTIKFLEEYNLRTIDVYQFAHVLLGKIAKAEGKYDKAIEYYEIAKNSSIAINTKVNTAYFIEELSRLYALKGDYKTALEYHIEWSEANNVIEVERNERSLRENELQVNVLKQDKELTAKRQQQTIYIVALIIGALLLGLLYRNYRLKQRSNQKLKALNEELAHKNVLLDKHNAENELLLKEIHHRVKNNLEMVKSLIALQSAQIDDPATKDAMIASQNRVQSMGIIHQKLYQGTNLGSIEMKDYFINLSEGILDSFNAEERVKIECAMDNLELDVDTAVPIGLIVNELLTNALKYAFPEQQQGVIHISLAKDSNQNLRLEVTDNGVGKTAGLAPKGTGFGSQLVELLTLQLNGKMRERSDQGTHIEFDFLLQKSA, encoded by the coding sequence ATGACAAAAGGAATCACTCATATCAATCTAACAAGCAAAGCGATGATCAACTCCTTGTTTAAATCCTTTATATGGTGTACTGCTTTGCTCTTGCATGTGAGCGGATTTTCCCAAAGTCCCCGGGTTAAAAATAGTGCAAAAACTGCAGTTGAAATAAGTCTTGACCAGGACCTTTCTTCAGATGAAGTTGCTGCTTTGAGTAGAGCCTACCAGGACAAGGCATTGTGGTTTAAAGAAATGCCCCATTTTAACAGGGACAGTACTGTTTTTTACTTTGATAGGGCTGCGCTACTACTGCAAAATAGCAAGCCTCTACAATATGAACGTTTGGCTGATTTGTATCGTGATATCACAGATAGAGCTAATAGGTCTCATAACTTTAACGTAGTAGATTCGCTGGCACCCATAGGTTGGGCTTATTATGAAAAAATCCCGGAAAACAAAAAAGATAAGGTTTTGGGTTATGATCTATTGATTAATTGGGCGTTGATAAAAATTATAAGAGGAGAGCCAAAACCGGGGCTCGAGCTTTTTGTAAAAGCCCTGGACTTGCTAAAAGATGATAATCGGCCTGAGATTCAGCTTAAGATATTGAAAGATAGAGGCAGATTTCTTTATCAATATGGGTTGCCGGAAGAGCAAGAAAAATCTTTTCAATTTTTAAAGGAAAGTATGATTGGCTATCAGAATTCAGATTATCCGGAAAAGAATGAGGCTCTTGTTGTTGCCTACAAATTGTTATTTTACCATTACGGAGAGTCAGATCCTGATTCAAGTGACTATTATATGCATCAAATAGAAGAGTTATTACCTCAAATCACTAATCCCTTTCATCATACCTGGCATTCTTATTCAATGGGTAGCAGCCTTATTCAAAAGGAAAAATACGAAGAGGCTAAACCTTACTTATATAAAACCATAAAATTTTTGGAGGAGTATAACCTACGAACTATTGATGTTTATCAATTCGCGCATGTTCTGTTAGGCAAGATTGCTAAGGCAGAAGGTAAATACGATAAAGCAATAGAATATTATGAAATTGCCAAGAACTCCTCAATCGCGATAAATACTAAGGTAAATACAGCCTACTTTATAGAAGAATTATCCAGATTGTATGCCCTCAAAGGAGATTATAAGACCGCTCTTGAATATCATATAGAGTGGTCGGAAGCTAACAACGTTATCGAAGTAGAAAGAAACGAAAGAAGCCTTCGTGAAAATGAATTACAGGTGAATGTGCTCAAGCAAGATAAAGAGCTTACTGCTAAGCGGCAACAACAAACTATTTATATTGTTGCCTTAATTATTGGTGCTTTATTGCTAGGACTATTATATCGTAATTACAGACTTAAACAAAGGAGTAATCAAAAACTAAAAGCACTAAATGAAGAGCTAGCCCATAAAAATGTGTTGCTTGATAAACACAACGCAGAAAATGAACTGCTTCTTAAAGAAATACATCATCGTGTGAAGAACAATTTAGAAATGGTAAAAAGCCTGATTGCTTTGCAGTCGGCTCAAATAGATGACCCTGCCACTAAAGACGCTATGATCGCCAGCCAAAACAGAGTACAATCGATGGGTATTATTCATCAAAAATTATATCAAGGGACAAATCTGGGAAGTATTGAAATGAAGGATTACTTCATCAACCTAAGTGAAGGTATTCTCGACAGTTTTAATGCAGAAGAGCGTGTAAAAATTGAATGCGCTATGGATAACCTGGAACTGGATGTTGATACAGCCGTTCCCATTGGCCTTATTGTAAACGAGCTGCTCACTAATGCCCTTAAGTATGCATTTCCAGAACAGCAACAGGGTGTTATACATATAAGTCTGGCAAAGGACAGTAATCAAAATTTAAGACTGGAGGTGACAGATAATGGTGTCGGGAAAACAGCAGGTCTTGCTCCCAAAGGCACCGGTTTCGGTTCGCAATTGGTAGAACTATTAACCCTGCAACTAAATGGGAAGATGAGAGAACGCAGTGATCAAGGAACTCATATTGAATTTGATTTTCTTCTCCAAAAAAGCGCATAA